A stretch of DNA from Coccidioides posadasii str. Silveira chromosome 4, complete sequence:
TTTCGCAAATTTTCCGCATTAAGCTTGTGAAACAAGGAGTGCTGTTTAATCCTATTCCATGCTTGCACTGGAGTTATATCACCTTCAAGGTTCAACGCACCAGCGAGGTCAAAAAGCCGATCAAGATGGCAGGCGGGAATCTCCCATGTGTCATTATCACGAAGTACATCCGGACCATTGGCAAGCAATGGTGTTTGGAAAGTAAGAATGTGACCAGAGAATGGGGACTTTGCACAAGATGTCCTTGCATGTTGTAAGCAGTGGCGTTCCAAGCTTTTCCAATAACTAAGTCAGCAACCGTCCTGATTTACTTtttggttggggggggggtaGGGTGAATGTACAAGAGAACAAAATCAACTCCAACTTGCGTGGCATCTAATCCGAGGGGATGACCTTGGGAAGACGTTGGCAGCACTGCATGGTTGCAATGATTTGGTCCTACAGTATGGTTCGGAGGGCTTTGTGAGGCGGCATTCGGAGAGTCATTCGTAATGGCGGGTTGCAGGCAACAGGGAGTTTGGTCTGGAGTTGGCATCTTTCGGCTGTCTAGATCTATGGGATCTGGCGGGAATATCCGTGGCTTGTCGAGAGCACCATCCACAGAAACTTGTAAGCGCTGCTCATCACCGGGATTCCCAATCACCCTAACGATAGTGGGTGGTCGAGTCTGGGCACTTGGAGCTTGGGCCTTTCCCGGAAATGGGATTCCATTCGCAAGCATGATATCACGAAGTATCTTGTTCTCGTCCACTATTTTCTGCGTCTCCATCGTTATGGAATCCTCCTCATCGCGCAAGGTACGAAACTCCCGTTCGAGGGCCTTGATATaattttcctttctctctcGGTGATTGCTGGCAGTATAGAAAATTATAAGAACCCTGGCCGTGATCCGCGGAGCTGTCTCACAACTATGTACTCACCGCTGGGCTCTCCTGACCTGTTCCCGCCGTCGCGCATGCGCAGCCTTTGCTGCGTCGGTTTCGTTTTCAGCCGTGAGTGTGCCTATTAAACCTTCAACATCATGCCACTATAGTGAAAATAATATAACACAGGCCGATCCGGAACCATGATGTGTACCACGAGGCATAGAGGGATTGGCATCGTTGGCggacaaaaagaaaaaatcaaaagcACAGTTCCACATCGTAACACGATCAAGGTGCCGGTGAGGATGCGTCGAGGGTGATTTCATAGAGAGGATCAACCCGCCGCGGCGCCTGATCTGTGCGGCTGGGGTTGCTCTCTGGGCAACTCGTAAGGAGATTAATAGATGGAGACCCCACGAGTCCCTAGTCGACCAACAGCGAATAGAAACTTGACAAAATGGagcaaaagggaaaaaaaaaaaaattccaaAAGCTTCGGAAGCGAATAATTGAAGGGGGTGCAACACTCACCATTTTTCAGTTTCGAAATGCGCCCCAAGAGCggaattttcttcttcgatCGCTGCCACAGCGAATCCGTCAAGGTTGTGGTCGACATGATTGACAAATCTTTTTTGGGCTCTTCCttgttccttttttcccctttcaAACCCGGCTGTTTCGCACCAAAATGGGACACTGGGCGGACCTCGTGAAGAAAAGCTTCCAAGCTCGAGACCTTTTAGAATGCGACTAATAAAGATTCCAAATCATCAAGCCCGCATCATGCACAACCTAAATCTGCATGCGGATGATTGGGAAAGAAATGTGCATACACCAACCTCTGAGAAGACTTGAGAGATTCCTAAACCCCTGAAGGAGAGAAAACAAATGGGCTTGAAGAGAGAAGGGTCGTTCTGGGGCCAGAGAGATTGTTGGATTCCAGGGAGAATGGGCAAGGAAAAAGCATACACAAACTAGCTGGATCAGGAATAGGAGGCAGCGATGAAGTGAGGCATCATATTCTGATTTGCTGCTCGAACGCCTTATGTTGTACTCACCATGAGGCCTGAGCAAGCGAATTTCGGCAAGTTCCTGGCTCGGATCTTCTGGTAAAACCGAAGGGGGTTGTTTCGTCATCCCCGTCCTCGACGCCTCAGGGAGAGTGGCGGAGGCGCGACGATGCACCCAAGGTTTGACTCAAACCCTGATAGGCGACCCGCCTTGGCAGCAAAACTCAATTCGCGACACTTTGTCACTCTGTCTTGCCCTTGCGGAAGAACTCTCCCCCTTCCCCCCTCTTAGCTGCCATGGAAATGTCACTTGATGTCAATCCCCCAGGGCTCTTGTGTAACCTGAGAGGAGAGCACATGTGGAATCACATTCGCTGCCTTCGAACGGGTCGTGGAAGGCATCATGGCCGCCTCATACTTACTCTCCCAGCCCGGTCAGCCCAAACCCGGCCCATCGGAACAATGGCTATACCAGATCTCCAGCCAGACGCGTTGGATGCCGCAGTGCGGATAAGTTACTTGCAACCGCTGATGTGCTTGGTGGAGACCTTTTACCAATTGCGTGTACGAAGTGCACATTCCTAAAGAAGCACGACGTGCATGCATTTATATGTCGTCTGATGAGGAATCTTTACTTTGGGCGCGGGTGGCCCAACTTGACGGAAATCGCTGATGCAGGACACGGTAAAGTGATAGTGAATGTCAGATAATTGTGGTAATTAACTATACGTCAACCCCTTCCCGTGCTCCCTTCAGGGCGTTCCTCAAACCTCCCGGGACGGGAGTTTAAACGCAGCCACCCTACTTGTTACGAAATCCGCCGATTGTCTGCCCATTGGTTCAACCGCAAGGAATGATCTTGAATACTTTTCTAACCGCGTCGATTTTTCCGTGCATCTCCGCAAGAGCGGACCGCTTTCGTTCCATAGGAACCTCGTCATTTGGATCCACTGAGATTTCACGTTCCAGTTCCACCTCGTCTACCCCATGTTCAAAATCGGTCCGATCGAGCACGATATTAACATTGCCctttctactccgtacacgtCCTGAAACGGGGCGATCTACGCTAGCCAAAAGTTGCTAGACAGAACGTATAAGATTGGGATTAACACTACAAACAATCTTTGCGGTTTCGGAGGGTGAGTCGACCTCGAACTACAGTAGGACATAACGAGCCTTAGGATCCGGGCGCACTTTAGCTTGGCCATTTCTTGTTTCGATTGCGTAGCCCACGTTCTATGTGGCGATAAAAGCATGTCTCTATGAAAATAAGCATCCTCTCAAAGTTTCGACAGCCAAGATCGTCGAGACGTAAAACCGGGCGGTGAGCGTCCCCACTAAGAAAACCTCTGGATTTATCATTGAAGCAGAGTTTGCATTCCACTTCAATGATTAGCCGGAGCATGCGGTCGAAAAGTCCGGCTTGCATAACTATTTGAGGCCCTGCCTACTGATCTTTGCGGAGTCTTGTTGAAGATGCAACGGAAACTTGCAGGCCCATAACATCTTTGACCCAACATCAATACTCTATCCGCAAACAAAATTAGAGTTTCTCGGCTTATCATTGAAGCAAGGGCTTCCACGGCTGCGATTAGGCATCGGATTTTGGAACAAACTGAGCCAATAATAAAGTTGAACCAGTGTTGGGATTCCCTATCTTGATTGATTTCATACGGAGTGCGGAGCACTCAGTTAAATATTCTGGCGAAAGAACATTTTTCTGGGGGCTTTAGGCAGGCATTTTAAAGGACTCAGCTCAGTCCACGGACTTCAATGAGATTTCCAGGATATTAACACTTTTATGTCATTCTCTTCTCAGTATATGGTGCACATCGGAGTTTCGCTGGTCAGATGTCCTACTCATCAGCCTTCTAGCCCAACATGGTATCCTGTATATTGGACCTCAGCCTTCATTGAGATTGCTCCAAATCGCTTTCTGCTGCTGGGTTTTAAGAAGGGCATCGTGAGACATTTCCTTCTCTATGCTCGAATCAACCTAGTTCATGCTGGAAAGATCCTCTAGGGACGAATAGAGTGCAATAATTATAACATCTTTGAGGATGTACTCGACGATACCGATCCACAATACTCACGGTCTTCTCTTCATGCTGACGATATCTTTTTCCAAAGCATCTCATTGGTGTATTCATCTCATCCGGGGAGCGTTCGGCTCAAGAATGTAGTTTCGCTTTATCTTTCGGGGCAATTGAGAAGGATCGCAACACCCGGCCGCACAATCCATCTTCCCCCCCCTTCTTCTTTGTCCATCTTTGGTTGCAAGAGATTGAGGATGACCTCGCCTGGAAGAAGATCAGGATTATTGGTGTGATCGCGGATACTCTTCGCATCCGGGTCTGTGGAGCGACAGGTCTCCCCCATAGAGGCGCAGACAGAAAAATGATACATGTTATACTCCGTAGCCCTGGCACAATCGTCGGCCAAGGCTCCTTTCTCAGGGCTGCCGGGTGGTCCTATTGACATTGAGTATCCTTTTAGAGGACCGCTTTTCAATTTCTATTGCGCATGTGCCTTATCACCTAAGAAGGTAATTGTTGGAGCCATATTTCTCTGGGTGTCTTTCTTGACCATTTGGGCGAAGAAGCGGAATGCAGACAGGAGGTACTAAGCACAGCCAAGGTAGCGCACACGGAGCCAAACATCACCAGTGACCATGCTTTCTTATAGATCGACGAAGTGGCTCCTGAAGAGTGTCGCTCACCGAAAATTCCGCCTAAGCGACTGAATAATAGGTCATCCCTTAACAAATTGCCGCCCCAGACACAGATGTCATATAGCTGCAGCTTCGATGATTCTCCCGAAGACATATCCACCACCCCTCGAGTTAAACTTCGTATTTCCTGTTTCTAATATTCTTGGTAGCTCTCCAACCCTATTTATTTAAGGCCTGAACAGCTCAATATAAGGCTGGAAATATGATGTTTTGATATCCCCATTCCCCAAGCCCACTCAGTGGAACAATGCCATTTGGATGCTGACCCTGGCTCGCGCTATAATCGCCCCTTGCATATTTAGTTAACATCCTGGTGTGGCGCAGCGGGCTGTTTCTAATTTAAGGGCAAAATTGCGCTGCTCCTGTAGCTGCATATGTAGGATCACTGTTGGGCAGGTTGGACTTCTCTCGCCAAACAGTCGCGCATTAAAACTGAGCAGCTCCCGGAAATCAGAGGTGTCCTCCCTCATGATGCAGGAATACACCGTATCGCTCCTCTGGCTTCAGACCACCCGATTCAAAACTTGAGGTTCAAAAAACAAGCGCAACATTTAACCTGCTCGCTTCTAACGATAGGACGAGCTCGTACCGAAAAAGCAGCCGATCCATCAATATGGGCAACCCCAACGAAGCAGAGGCGGCTACGACAGAGCAAAATGACACCGCACCACCGCCATACTCACCATGCGAGCCGCCATCACAACCATTCTCCACCTGTCAACATGTATCGCCCGTTGCCCATTTCTCGATGAACCAGTCTGTCTCGCCATATCACCCGTTCCCCACTGCTTTGAGTGCGTATTATCAGTGGAAAATCACTCGGGTCTTCCACCTGGGCGATTCGACCAACCACAAGCTTTACACTGCTTCAACACATGCTGGTATTTCTTCGAAAGGGCCAAACATACCCTGCGTTGTCCTCTATAACGGCCCGAGTGACAAGGACCCCGCGCTGGCCGTCGTCAGTGAGCACAAGGGCTGGAATCTCAAATCACCTATCAGCGTTATCACCCTTCCACCATTAACCCCGTCGTCTGGCCCGGGCCTCAACCTGACCATCGATCCCGCTGCGCAAGGGGACACAAGTTCGGTGACAGAGATTATGCGCGCCAGTGTCTTGACTGACCGGAAAACTGTTGTGTTTCGCTTCTCGATTGAGGTTGGCCGTGACGGCTTCCGACGCGAGCGATTCGAATGGCGAAAACTGAAGACTGACGACCCAGACTATGCAAAACGTGCGGTTAAGCTCTTACGTTTTCGCTCCAGTCCCACGTCGGCCTCCTCCAAGGATGGGTCGGGAGCAGCCAGTTTCGAAGGAAATGGTAGTGATGGATGGGGGGATGGCTGTGAGGTCGAAGTTGTTGCGGTATTTGAGTGGAAGCCGGTTTGGTCCATGAACAAGCCTTTTAACATTCGCTTCATGGGGAGTGGAAAGACGGGCGAGTTGGGAGACCGATGGGCCGTCATGGCTATCATCACGGGAATGAGGATCTGGTTCCTTGACAGCCAGAACAGGACCATTGCTACGAGTATTGAGTAAGAGCCTGCGAATCAATTTTACATGACGAAGATTCGATTACACTCTAGTTTGAAAATTCGGAGGCGCCATGTATTAGATGGGGTGGCAATAAATTGGCTAGCCTCAGATATTCAAGCCGATGAACTTGAGAATCACACTCCCTAGCTAACTCCAGTTCACCATCACTTCGATAAGACCATCGATATCGATCAGTCCACACCACTTGCAGCCGCCGCTATCATACGAACGTCTCCTTATCCACTAGAGGTCACCAGTCATCACGACTGGGGCTAAACGCCTCGGTTTCAAATGCTCGTCTATTCTATCATGATAATGATTAACGGTAACTACATACACAGGGTGTTCGCCATGTGACTTACCACCGACCATACTCATTATTTCCTCTCCGACAAGCCGACACCAACACCTATACCAAGGGCAGTCCCAATTACTACGCCGCTGATGATCCCGATGATGAGGAGCTTCACACGATGAGCTCTCACAGGTGGTGCCTTTTCATACACACCAGTATACTCGGACGATGGTCTTGTAAACACAGAGGAATCCTTGAAAGACATCTCGGGAATAAGGGAACTTGATCAAAATTCGTAGGATGTTCAACAAGAAATTTTCGGGCTGCAGTCTAAGAGATGGATCATAATGGAGGTTTGGTGTGAGGATGCGATATGAAAGAGAGACAACCGATTTAATATATCTCTGATGGACGCAAAGTACAGCCGTGACTACTATTCTCGACTTTCGGTCTTAATCAAAGCTGCATGGGATTATTTTACTAACCGAAACAGTCTCTATTTTGGGGGTACCAACGTCAAAGGATTAGCCCCTGCATATCCACAGCCATCACCAACCTTGCCCTAGACGTGGGGCTACAACATCAAATGCTCTCCCATCTCTGGGCTACATGCGGCTACCCAACAGAGAGATATTTTGATGGATCGGATTCTACGCCACCCATGGAGCCATGCTCCTGCGGTCTCATCgtattcttttcttcctgcGCTAGACTATAACTGTGACATGCCGCCCAGTGCAAATATCGGCCATGTCCCCCATTTTCGCTCTCTGGTGTCAGCAACTAGCTATCGTTTCTTACTAGCAAAGCAAACGGAAAAATGATTTCGTtgatttctctcttgctGAATACCTTCAGACCTTCCCTCCTGTTCGTGGCCTCTACCATAGTGACGACAGGAGCACTTCATTTCCCTGCCAAATACCACCGCGTCTTCCTCTTACCGACATGGCTACTAGCAGCTTGGTCATTATTTTCCATTGACAGCAAAAAGGCACTGGGCGGTATTATAGGGCTCGATTCATACACAGCCTTCACAAGCACCAT
This window harbors:
- a CDS encoding uncharacterized protein (EggNog:ENOG410Q54P); this translates as MGNPNEAEAATTEQNDTAPPPYSPCEPPSQPFSTCQHVSPVAHFSMNQSVSPYHPFPTALSAYYQWKITRVFHLGDSTNHKLYTASTHAGISSKGPNIPCVVLYNGPSDKDPALAVVSEHKGWNLKSPISVITLPPLTPSSGPGLNLTIDPAAQGDTSSVTEIMRASVLTDRKTVVFRFSIEVGRDGFRRERFEWRKLKTDDPDYAKRAVKLLRFRSSPTSASSKDGSGAASFEGNGSDGWGDGCEVEVVAVFEWKPVWSMNKPFNIRFMGSGKTGELGDRWAVMAIITGMRIWFLDSQNRTIATSIE
- a CDS encoding uncharacterized protein (TransMembrane:1 (o33-56i)) — encoded protein: MSFKDSSVFTRPSSEYTGVYEKAPPVRAHRVKLLIIGIISGVVIGTALGIGVGVGLSERK
- a CDS encoding uncharacterized protein (EggNog:ENOG410PPA6~BUSCO:10413at33183); amino-acid sequence: MSTTTLTDSLWQRSKKKIPLLGRISKLKNGTLTAENETDAAKAAHARRREQVRRAQRNHRERKENYIKALEREFRTLRDEEDSITMETQKIVDENKILRDIMLANGIPFPGKAQAPSAQTRPPTIVRVIGNPGDEQRLQVSVDGALDKPRIFPPDPIDLDSRKMPTPDQTPCCLQPAITNDSPNAASQSPPNHTVGPNHCNHAVLPTSSQGHPLGLDATQVGVDFVLFLERHCLQHARTSCAKSPFSGHILTFQTPLLANGPDVLRDNDTWEIPACHLDRLFDLAGALNLEGDITPVQAWNRIKQHSLFHKLNAENLRNLTVQLRKEVQCFGFGAVLDEQLFNMYLEQAFRSL